Proteins from a genomic interval of Kineococcus rhizosphaerae:
- a CDS encoding sensor histidine kinase: protein MTRFAGRLRGARARALAAESRLPLRVRLLVIVVVLLVLAMSVTSVVSLQLLQRNLRTQVDEQLIEKGKVAIYSAFPVFNQSTGQALQLSDFYVQLSDSDGTDPVAACQVDDQHRCLKAPALPRLTTAYVAAHGDDPFTVPDADGGDPWRVLVFTASVSGSPTTKNIAVALPLSGATRTLSDFRTVALAVAAGALVLGGFFAVLAIRRSFRPLDDIERTASAIAAGDLSRRVPAAPAGTEIGRLSTALNTMLAQIEASFGARQRSEDQMRRFVADASHELRTPLAAIRGFAELYRQGAVREPDDVAHVMGRIEGESTRLGRLVEDLLALARLDEAQRTRTTRREPVDLVVVASDCVHDARALAPDRTVRLTGVHEGVGPSSAVVLADEAGMRQVLTNLLANAVHHTPAGTPIEVAVGRVRGPSGPESVVEVRDHGPGLTPDQADKVFERFYRVDSSRRRGTGGGSGLGLAIVATIVDLHGGTVSVLPTEGGGATFRVRFRADEHALQPGPEDGDDADDDADDDADAGGAGIHS, encoded by the coding sequence ATGACCCGGTTCGCCGGACGGCTGCGCGGGGCGCGGGCGCGCGCCCTGGCCGCCGAGTCGCGGCTGCCCCTGCGGGTGCGGCTGCTGGTGATCGTCGTGGTGCTGCTGGTGCTGGCGATGAGCGTCACGAGCGTGGTGTCGCTGCAGCTGCTGCAGCGCAACCTGCGAACCCAGGTCGACGAGCAGCTCATCGAGAAGGGGAAGGTCGCGATCTACAGCGCCTTCCCGGTGTTCAACCAGTCCACGGGTCAGGCGCTGCAGCTGTCCGACTTCTACGTCCAGCTCAGCGACTCCGACGGCACCGACCCGGTCGCGGCCTGCCAGGTCGACGACCAGCACCGGTGCCTGAAGGCACCGGCCCTGCCGCGGCTGACGACGGCGTACGTCGCGGCCCACGGCGACGACCCGTTCACCGTGCCCGACGCCGACGGGGGCGACCCCTGGCGGGTGCTGGTCTTCACCGCCAGCGTCAGCGGCAGTCCCACGACGAAGAACATCGCCGTCGCGCTGCCCCTGTCGGGAGCCACCCGGACGTTGTCCGACTTCCGGACGGTGGCCCTGGCCGTGGCGGCCGGGGCGCTGGTCCTCGGGGGGTTCTTCGCCGTCCTGGCGATCCGCCGCAGCTTCCGCCCCCTGGACGACATCGAGCGGACGGCCTCGGCGATCGCGGCCGGGGACCTGTCGCGGCGCGTGCCCGCCGCACCGGCCGGCACCGAGATCGGCCGGTTGTCGACGGCGCTGAACACGATGCTGGCGCAGATCGAGGCCTCGTTCGGCGCCCGGCAGCGCTCGGAGGACCAGATGCGCCGGTTCGTGGCCGACGCCAGCCACGAGCTGCGCACGCCGCTGGCGGCGATCCGGGGCTTCGCGGAGCTGTACCGGCAGGGCGCGGTGCGCGAACCCGACGACGTCGCGCACGTCATGGGGCGCATCGAGGGCGAGTCGACGCGGCTGGGGCGGCTGGTGGAGGACCTGCTGGCGCTGGCCCGGCTCGACGAGGCCCAGCGGACGCGCACGACCCGCCGCGAGCCCGTGGACCTCGTCGTGGTGGCCTCCGACTGCGTCCACGACGCCCGGGCGCTGGCGCCGGACCGGACGGTGCGGCTGACGGGGGTCCACGAGGGGGTCGGCCCGAGTTCGGCGGTGGTGCTGGCCGACGAGGCCGGCATGCGGCAGGTGCTGACGAACCTGCTGGCCAACGCCGTGCACCACACCCCGGCGGGGACTCCGATCGAGGTGGCCGTGGGCCGGGTGCGGGGACCGTCGGGCCCGGAGTCGGTCGTGGAGGTGCGCGACCACGGGCCGGGGCTGACGCCTGACCAGGCCGACAAGGTCTTCGAACGCTTCTACCGGGTGGACTCCTCGCGCCGGCGCGGGACGGGCGGCGGTTCCGGGCTGGGGCTGGCGATCGTCGCGACCATCGTGGACCTGCACGGCGGCACGGTGTCGGTGCTGCCCACCGAGGGCGGGGGGGCGACGTTCCGGGTGCGGTTCCGCGCCGACGAGCACGCCCTGCAGCCCGGACCCGAGGACGGGGACGACGCGGACGACGACGCGGACGACGACGCGGACGCGGGCGGGGCGGGCATTCACAGCTAG
- a CDS encoding S1C family serine protease, producing MNGPDERDTTAGSGHPSSGVATTTARDNQSGGYGDSSPTQPQQPWDWNRGPYQQPSDQGYGQYGQHDPWTTPGGPTPPNGGGGEGGGGGGGGRRGPRRSPGWLGVAGIAVGCTVAASLLTAGLTGAFGQSATTGTTSSSTGSASTQIQGVSETTVNWQAVVSAVAPSVVSVTVTGQSGEAEGSGIVYDSSGYVVTNNHVVSGLGTGASIKVTLSDGREYAATIKGTDPATDLAVIQLTDPPGDLKAATFADSDDVVAGQAVMALGNPLGLSGSATTGIVSALNRPVVTQAEDESQQQSQDPFGQFGGQQQQSAAETVATSAIQTDAAINPGNSGGALLDSSGKVIGINSSIASLSSASSSSQSGSIGLGFAIPSNEVKMIADQLIKTGTAQHALLGVSLSQQSATATVGDVTREGAQVAAVTDGGPAANAGVKAGDVITAVDGVNTDGADSLTATIRGKAVGSTVELTVVRGGAEQTLKATLTARAQD from the coding sequence ATGAACGGCCCCGACGAGCGCGACACCACCGCCGGCAGCGGCCACCCCTCGTCCGGGGTCGCCACCACCACGGCCCGCGACAACCAGTCCGGCGGCTACGGCGACTCCAGCCCGACCCAGCCCCAGCAGCCCTGGGACTGGAACCGGGGGCCGTACCAGCAGCCCAGCGACCAGGGGTACGGGCAGTACGGGCAGCACGACCCGTGGACGACCCCCGGCGGCCCGACCCCGCCGAACGGCGGCGGCGGTGAGGGTGGCGGCGGTGGTGGCGGCGGTCGTCGCGGCCCGCGCCGCTCCCCCGGCTGGCTGGGCGTCGCCGGCATCGCCGTGGGCTGCACCGTCGCGGCGAGCCTGCTGACCGCCGGGCTCACGGGAGCGTTCGGCCAGTCGGCGACCACGGGCACGACCTCCTCGTCCACCGGCTCGGCGAGCACCCAGATCCAGGGCGTCAGCGAGACGACCGTGAACTGGCAGGCCGTCGTGAGCGCCGTCGCGCCGAGCGTAGTGTCGGTGACCGTGACCGGGCAGTCCGGCGAGGCGGAGGGCTCGGGGATCGTCTACGACTCCTCCGGCTACGTGGTGACGAACAACCACGTCGTCTCCGGCCTGGGCACGGGCGCCTCGATCAAGGTGACGCTGTCCGACGGCCGGGAGTACGCCGCGACCATCAAGGGCACCGACCCCGCCACCGACCTGGCGGTCATCCAGCTGACGGACCCGCCGGGCGACCTGAAGGCCGCGACGTTCGCGGACTCCGACGACGTCGTCGCCGGGCAGGCCGTGATGGCGCTGGGCAACCCGCTGGGCCTGTCGGGCAGCGCGACGACGGGCATCGTCTCGGCGCTGAACCGCCCGGTCGTCACCCAGGCCGAGGACGAGTCGCAGCAGCAGTCCCAGGACCCGTTCGGGCAGTTCGGCGGTCAGCAGCAGCAGTCGGCGGCGGAGACGGTGGCCACCAGCGCGATCCAGACCGACGCGGCGATCAACCCCGGCAACTCCGGCGGCGCGCTCCTGGACTCCTCCGGCAAGGTCATCGGGATCAACTCCTCGATCGCCTCGCTCAGCTCCGCGTCGTCCTCGAGCCAGTCCGGCAGCATCGGCCTCGGGTTCGCGATCCCCTCCAACGAGGTCAAGATGATCGCCGACCAGCTCATCAAGACCGGCACGGCGCAGCACGCGCTGCTCGGGGTGAGCCTGTCCCAGCAGTCGGCCACCGCGACGGTCGGCGACGTGACCCGCGAGGGCGCCCAGGTGGCGGCCGTCACCGACGGCGGGCCCGCGGCCAACGCCGGGGTCAAGGCCGGTGACGTCATCACGGCCGTCGACGGCGTGAACACCGACGGGGCCGACTCCCTGACGGCGACGATCCGCGGCAAGGCCGTGGGCAGCACCGTCGAGCTCACCGTCGTGCGCGGCGGGGCCGAGCAGACGCTGAAGGCGACGCTCACGGCACGCGCGCAGGACTGA
- a CDS encoding GAF and ANTAR domain-containing protein — MSEQRTAQVFVELADTLVDDFDIVDFLHVLTERCVELLGVGAAGLMLSDERGRLRVVAGTSQTTRDLELFELEVEEGPCVDTFATGRAIRNVEIDTESAGRRWPRFCAAARAAGVAHTSALPMRLRGEVIGALNLFADGPTDQAGLDLGQAMADIATIGLINERSLRERTLLSEQLQAALNSRVVIEQAKGVLAARLDTTVEDAFTRLRRHARREGTTLTAVAAAVIAGDLRLDLPRRP, encoded by the coding sequence GTGAGCGAGCAGCGCACCGCGCAGGTCTTCGTGGAGCTGGCCGACACCCTGGTGGACGACTTCGACATCGTCGACTTCCTGCACGTCCTCACCGAGCGGTGCGTGGAACTGCTGGGCGTCGGCGCGGCGGGGCTGATGCTGTCCGACGAGCGGGGACGGTTGCGGGTCGTCGCCGGGACGTCGCAGACGACCCGGGACCTGGAGCTGTTCGAGCTGGAGGTCGAGGAGGGGCCCTGCGTCGACACCTTCGCCACCGGACGGGCCATCCGCAACGTGGAGATCGACACCGAGTCGGCGGGGCGGCGGTGGCCGCGGTTCTGCGCGGCGGCCCGCGCCGCGGGGGTGGCCCACACCTCGGCCCTGCCGATGCGGTTGCGGGGGGAGGTCATCGGCGCCCTCAACCTCTTCGCCGACGGCCCGACCGACCAGGCCGGTCTGGACCTGGGGCAGGCGATGGCCGACATCGCGACCATCGGGCTCATCAACGAGCGGTCGCTGCGGGAGAGGACGCTGCTGTCCGAGCAGCTGCAGGCCGCCCTGAACAGCCGCGTCGTCATCGAGCAGGCCAAGGGGGTGCTCGCCGCCCGGCTGGACACCACGGTCGAGGACGCCTTCACGCGTCTGCGCCGCCACGCCCGCCGCGAGGGGACCACCCTGACCGCGGTCGCCGCCGCCGTCATCGCCGGCGACCTGCGCCTGGACCTGCCGCGCCGGCCCTGA
- a CDS encoding GAF and ANTAR domain-containing protein: MITAACAVLVPQTRTSRTTARGRAAAVGDTERVRAILLELAPPGTRPQDLPQRLVDACDQALTVSGVGLALMTSEAVPAGLVAASDEVARTLEDLQFTLGEGPCLDASRTGRPVLVPDLASADRLVGGRARWPGFAAAAIGAGAAAVFALPLRIGLISIGVLDLYRDRVGPLDRAELAEALAYATAASRMLLTLRTPPEDTGGEPAWHVPLAHDRAVVHQATGVISVTAQVDLADALVLLRARAWKDDRPVDEVAADVVAGRLRFGPDTAWSPG, encoded by the coding sequence GTGATCACGGCCGCGTGCGCGGTCCTCGTGCCGCAGACCCGCACCAGCAGGACGACGGCACGGGGAAGGGCGGCAGCGGTGGGCGACACCGAACGCGTCCGCGCCATCCTCCTCGAGCTCGCTCCGCCCGGTACCCGTCCCCAGGACCTGCCGCAGCGACTGGTCGACGCCTGCGACCAGGCCCTGACGGTCAGCGGCGTCGGTCTGGCCCTCATGACGAGCGAGGCGGTCCCGGCGGGCCTGGTGGCCGCCTCCGACGAGGTCGCCAGGACCCTGGAAGACCTGCAGTTCACCCTCGGCGAGGGGCCCTGCCTGGACGCCTCGCGCACCGGGCGCCCCGTCCTGGTCCCGGACCTCGCCAGCGCCGACCGCCTGGTCGGCGGCCGGGCACGGTGGCCGGGTTTCGCCGCCGCGGCGATCGGTGCCGGCGCCGCCGCGGTCTTCGCCCTGCCGTTGCGCATCGGGCTCATCAGCATCGGCGTGCTCGACCTGTACCGCGACCGGGTGGGCCCCCTGGACCGGGCCGAGCTCGCCGAGGCCCTGGCCTACGCCACGGCCGCGAGCAGGATGCTGCTCACCCTGCGGACCCCGCCGGAGGACACTGGTGGTGAGCCCGCCTGGCACGTCCCGCTGGCCCACGACCGGGCCGTGGTCCACCAGGCGACCGGCGTGATCAGCGTCACCGCGCAGGTCGACCTCGCCGACGCCCTCGTGCTGCTGCGCGCGCGGGCCTGGAAGGACGACCGTCCCGTCGACGAGGTCGCCGCGGACGTGGTGGCCGGCCGGCTGCGCTTCGGCCCCGACACCGCGTGGAGCCCGGGGTGA
- a CDS encoding acyl-CoA desaturase translates to MTTTVDQASPAARPSGVALYRALAQEVRERGLMRRRPGWYAGHTAACAAALAALAVAVVLLGNTWAVLALAPVVAVVVSQLAFLGHDAAHQQVFTRPVANEVAARALAAGCAGLSYGWWLGKHGVHHTAPNQRGRDTDIESKALAFYPEAMSAKGRLQRRILRRQGLLFFPLLLLEGFNLHVDSARALLSRAHRPRRVVDATLVLTRWAAYLLLLSSALTPGKAAAFVAVDLTCFGVLLGGAFAPNHTGMPVLQPGARMDFLHRQVTASRNVSGGWWVDLVMGGLNHQVEHHLFPSMPRPTLRQVRPLVRDFCRRHDVPYTETTFAGAFRAVVRHLDTVGLAGRRDRSCPLAARLRS, encoded by the coding sequence GTGACCACGACCGTCGACCAGGCGTCTCCGGCGGCCCGCCCGAGCGGCGTCGCCCTCTACCGGGCCCTGGCCCAGGAGGTGCGCGAGCGCGGGCTGATGCGTCGTCGGCCCGGCTGGTACGCCGGCCACACCGCCGCGTGCGCCGCTGCCCTGGCCGCCCTCGCCGTCGCCGTCGTGCTGCTGGGGAACACGTGGGCCGTCCTGGCGCTCGCGCCGGTCGTGGCGGTCGTCGTCAGCCAACTCGCCTTCCTGGGGCACGACGCCGCCCACCAGCAGGTCTTCACCCGGCCGGTGGCCAACGAGGTCGCCGCCCGCGCGCTGGCCGCCGGTTGCGCCGGCCTCAGCTACGGCTGGTGGCTGGGCAAGCACGGCGTCCACCACACCGCACCGAACCAGCGCGGGCGCGACACCGACATCGAGTCCAAGGCGCTGGCCTTCTACCCGGAGGCCATGTCCGCCAAGGGCCGGCTGCAGCGCCGGATCCTGCGCCGGCAGGGCCTGCTGTTCTTCCCCCTGCTCCTGCTGGAGGGCTTCAACCTGCACGTGGACAGCGCCCGGGCCCTGCTCTCCCGCGCGCACCGCCCGCGGCGGGTCGTGGACGCCACGCTCGTGCTGACCCGCTGGGCCGCGTACCTCCTGCTCCTGTCGTCCGCTCTGACCCCGGGCAAGGCAGCCGCCTTCGTGGCGGTCGACCTCACCTGCTTCGGGGTCCTGCTCGGCGGCGCGTTCGCGCCCAACCACACAGGGATGCCGGTCCTGCAGCCGGGTGCGCGGATGGACTTCCTGCACCGACAGGTCACCGCCTCGCGCAACGTCAGCGGGGGCTGGTGGGTCGACCTCGTGATGGGCGGGCTGAACCACCAGGTCGAGCACCACCTGTTCCCGAGCATGCCCCGTCCGACGCTGCGCCAGGTGCGACCGCTCGTGCGGGACTTCTGCCGCCGTCACGACGTCCCCTACACCGAGACCACGTTCGCGGGAGCCTTCCGCGCCGTGGTGCGGCACCTGGACACCGTCGGCCTGGCCGGGCGGCGCGACAGGTCCTGCCCGCTGGCGGCACGCCTGCGCTCGTGA
- a CDS encoding DUF4031 domain-containing protein — protein MSVLVDTARVPAHGRWWAHLASDTSTAELHAFADRLGVPRRAFEGDHYDVPVERVPAAVDLGAELVTTRELIARLRAAGLRTPKRRGEKVLSTAVVDGHRIDVVRAATVPEPHGTHRLARRCGDGVLLGADGDLPVADRLVGPVAGFRRRWSRTAQGVDLRHDGVLLPDGPIPHRPPGHWWSLLLHQD, from the coding sequence GTGAGCGTCCTCGTCGACACCGCGCGCGTCCCCGCTCACGGACGGTGGTGGGCCCACCTGGCCAGCGACACCTCCACCGCCGAGCTGCACGCCTTCGCCGACCGGCTCGGCGTCCCCCGCCGCGCCTTCGAGGGCGACCACTACGACGTCCCCGTCGAACGGGTGCCCGCCGCCGTCGACCTCGGGGCCGAGCTCGTCACGACCCGCGAGCTCATCGCCCGCCTGCGCGCCGCCGGTCTGCGCACGCCCAAGCGTCGCGGGGAGAAGGTGCTGTCCACCGCCGTCGTCGACGGCCACCGCATCGACGTCGTGCGCGCCGCCACGGTCCCCGAGCCCCACGGCACCCACCGGCTCGCCCGGCGGTGCGGCGACGGGGTCCTGCTCGGCGCCGACGGTGACCTCCCCGTCGCGGACCGGCTCGTCGGACCCGTGGCCGGCTTCCGCCGGCGGTGGTCGCGCACCGCGCAGGGCGTCGACCTGCGCCACGACGGGGTCCTGCTGCCCGACGGACCGATCCCGCACCGGCCGCCCGGTCACTGGTGGTCGCTCCTGCTGCACCAGGACTGA
- a CDS encoding WXG100 family type VII secretion target produces the protein MSRFEVDSARVEQASTAVASSATNLAAEVEGMMRHLLDLESCWKGQAASGFANLSAQWRQTQDRVRGSLEEIQRALAQAGRQYADVEAANARMFAS, from the coding sequence ATGAGCCGGTTCGAGGTCGACAGCGCACGCGTGGAGCAGGCCAGCACGGCGGTGGCGAGCTCGGCGACCAACCTCGCGGCCGAGGTCGAGGGGATGATGCGCCACCTGCTCGACCTGGAGTCGTGCTGGAAGGGGCAGGCGGCCAGCGGGTTCGCGAACCTGTCGGCGCAGTGGCGCCAGACCCAGGACCGCGTCCGCGGGTCGCTGGAGGAGATCCAGCGGGCCCTGGCGCAGGCCGGCCGGCAGTACGCCGACGTCGAGGCGGCCAACGCCCGGATGTTCGCCTCCTGA
- the moaA gene encoding GTP 3',8-cyclase MoaA, whose amino-acid sequence MTTVDLGLPRVRAASPEARALTVADPRSTTGDLLDRHGRVARDLRVSLTDRCNLRCHYCMPPEGLPWLADERVLTDDEIVRLIRLAVHDLGIHEVRFTGGEPLLRKGLEDIVAATSQLRTAAGETVRTSVTTNGIGLARRAAKLAAAGLTRVNVSLDTLHPDRFAQITRRDRHADVMAGLAAAADAGLAPVKVNAVLLRGTNDDEAAGLLRWALDAGYRLRFIEQMPLDPHGSWQRSDMVTAEEILAALHREFTLVPRPGTARGAAPAETWDVVDASGAHLGDVGVIASVTRPFCGDCDRTRLTADGQVRTCLFSTSETDLRGALREGADDAVLAATWRAAMWGKLPGHDIDDPGFLHPTRPMSAIGG is encoded by the coding sequence GTGACGACGGTCGATCTGGGTCTTCCGCGGGTGCGCGCCGCGAGCCCGGAGGCTCGGGCGCTGACCGTTGCCGACCCCCGCTCCACGACGGGTGACCTGCTCGACCGGCACGGCCGGGTGGCCCGGGACCTGCGGGTCTCCCTGACCGACCGCTGCAACCTGCGCTGCCACTACTGCATGCCACCCGAGGGGCTGCCGTGGCTGGCGGACGAGCGAGTGCTCACCGACGACGAGATCGTCCGGTTGATCCGGTTGGCGGTGCACGACCTCGGCATCCACGAGGTCCGCTTCACCGGCGGTGAACCGCTCCTGCGCAAGGGCTTGGAGGACATCGTCGCGGCGACCTCGCAGCTGCGCACCGCGGCCGGCGAGACCGTGCGGACGTCGGTGACGACCAACGGCATCGGCCTGGCCCGCCGCGCCGCGAAGCTGGCCGCGGCGGGGCTGACCCGCGTCAACGTCTCCCTCGACACCCTGCACCCCGACCGGTTCGCACAGATCACCCGCCGCGACCGGCACGCCGACGTCATGGCCGGCCTGGCCGCCGCCGCGGACGCCGGCCTGGCGCCGGTGAAGGTCAACGCCGTCCTGCTGCGGGGCACGAACGACGACGAGGCCGCCGGCCTGCTGCGCTGGGCCCTGGACGCCGGCTACCGGTTGCGCTTCATCGAGCAGATGCCGCTGGACCCGCACGGCAGCTGGCAGCGCTCGGACATGGTCACCGCCGAGGAGATCCTCGCTGCGCTGCACCGGGAGTTCACCCTCGTCCCCCGTCCGGGCACGGCCCGCGGGGCCGCCCCCGCCGAGACCTGGGACGTCGTGGACGCGTCGGGAGCGCACCTCGGGGACGTCGGCGTCATCGCCTCCGTCACCCGCCCGTTCTGCGGGGACTGCGACCGGACGCGCCTGACCGCGGACGGCCAGGTCAGGACCTGCCTGTTCTCCACCTCGGAGACCGACCTGCGCGGTGCCCTGCGCGAGGGGGCCGACGACGCAGTGCTCGCGGCGACCTGGCGCGCGGCCATGTGGGGCAAGCTGCCCGGGCACGACATCGACGACCCGGGGTTCCTGCACCCCACCCGCCCCATGAGCGCCATCGGCGGCTGA
- a CDS encoding MoaD/ThiS family protein, whose protein sequence is MNEDVTLSIRFFAGAAAAAGHETEELSLTGPQTLGELVSTLGDRDPALARVLTAASFLVDGVAARPGDVLHDGATLDVLPPFAGG, encoded by the coding sequence GTGAACGAGGACGTGACGCTGTCCATCCGGTTCTTCGCCGGGGCGGCCGCGGCCGCCGGGCACGAGACCGAGGAGCTCTCGCTGACCGGGCCGCAGACCCTCGGCGAGCTGGTCTCGACGCTCGGCGACCGCGACCCCGCCCTGGCCCGCGTGCTGACGGCGGCGAGCTTCCTCGTCGACGGCGTCGCCGCCCGCCCCGGGGACGTCCTGCACGACGGGGCCACCCTCGATGTGCTGCCCCCCTTCGCGGGGGGCTGA
- a CDS encoding FadR/GntR family transcriptional regulator, with the protein MTTRTQHLVDVLRFRIVEGELVPGQAVPSESELVGEFGVSRTVVREAMSRLQAAGLVETLRGKGSFVLARPSEESFGVDVAGLRSVPERVELLEFRLAVETEAAALAAARRDEGRLDALRRAATAFADAADRPADAVGADFRFHAAVAAASGNRYLLDVLRTLGEPMIAMPAARLRSGTDTVADVVAEHDTVLRAVERGDVETARAAMRVHLANSIARLARR; encoded by the coding sequence GTGACGACCCGCACCCAGCACCTCGTCGACGTCCTGCGGTTCCGCATCGTCGAGGGCGAGCTGGTGCCGGGACAGGCCGTCCCCTCCGAGAGCGAGCTGGTCGGCGAGTTCGGGGTCTCGCGCACCGTGGTGCGCGAGGCGATGTCCCGCCTGCAGGCCGCCGGTCTCGTGGAGACCCTGCGGGGCAAGGGGTCCTTCGTGCTCGCCCGCCCCAGCGAGGAGAGCTTCGGGGTCGACGTGGCGGGGCTGCGGTCGGTGCCCGAACGCGTCGAGCTGCTCGAGTTCCGGCTCGCGGTGGAGACCGAGGCCGCGGCCCTGGCCGCCGCACGCCGCGACGAGGGCCGCCTCGACGCGCTGCGGCGGGCCGCGACGGCGTTCGCGGACGCCGCCGACCGCCCGGCCGACGCGGTCGGAGCCGACTTCCGGTTCCACGCCGCCGTCGCGGCCGCCTCGGGCAACCGCTACCTCCTCGACGTCCTGCGGACGCTGGGGGAGCCGATGATCGCCATGCCCGCGGCCCGGCTGCGGTCGGGGACGGACACCGTCGCGGACGTCGTCGCCGAGCACGACACCGTCCTGCGGGCCGTCGAGCGCGGGGACGTCGAGACCGCCCGGGCGGCCATGCGGGTCCACCTCGCGAACTCGATCGCGCGGCTCGCCCGGCGCTGA
- a CDS encoding L-talarate/galactarate dehydratase — protein MDSIRYVELSTATLPLATPISDAKVLTGRQRPMTEIVFLFAQIRTEQGFEGLGFSYSKRAGGPAQYAHAREVAADLLGEDPNDIAKVYTKLLWSGASVGRSGVATQAIAALDIALYDLKAKRAGLSLAKFLGSHRDSVRTYNTSGGFLHAPLEEVLARADESLAAGIGGVKIKVGQPDQREDLRRLTAVREHLGPDVPLMVDANQQWDRTSALRMGRAFEEFGLVWIEEPLDAYDAVGHADLARALDTPIATGEMLSSVGEHLALVEHRSADVIQPDAPRIGGITPFLRLAAIADQAGLDLAPHFAMEIHLHLAAAYPREPWVEHFEWLNPLFEERLETVDGRMVVPDRPGLGFTLTDQARAWTTDSVSFGAR, from the coding sequence GTGGACAGCATCCGGTACGTGGAACTCTCGACCGCCACCCTGCCGCTGGCGACCCCGATCAGCGACGCCAAGGTCCTGACCGGCCGGCAGCGGCCCATGACCGAGATCGTGTTCCTGTTCGCGCAGATCCGCACCGAGCAGGGTTTCGAGGGGCTGGGGTTCAGCTACTCCAAGCGTGCGGGCGGCCCGGCGCAGTACGCCCACGCCCGCGAGGTCGCCGCGGACCTGCTGGGGGAGGACCCCAACGACATCGCGAAGGTCTACACCAAGCTCCTGTGGTCGGGGGCGTCCGTGGGGCGCAGCGGGGTCGCCACGCAGGCCATCGCGGCCCTGGACATCGCCCTGTACGACCTGAAGGCCAAGCGCGCCGGGCTGTCCCTGGCCAAGTTCCTGGGCTCGCACCGCGACTCGGTCCGCACCTACAACACCTCCGGGGGTTTCCTGCACGCCCCGCTGGAGGAGGTCCTCGCGCGGGCCGACGAGTCGCTGGCCGCCGGCATCGGGGGCGTCAAGATCAAGGTGGGGCAGCCGGACCAGCGCGAGGACCTGCGCCGGCTGACCGCCGTCCGCGAGCACCTGGGGCCCGACGTGCCGCTCATGGTCGACGCCAACCAGCAGTGGGACCGGACGTCGGCCCTGCGGATGGGGCGGGCGTTCGAGGAGTTCGGCCTGGTCTGGATCGAGGAACCCCTCGACGCCTACGACGCGGTCGGGCACGCCGACCTCGCCCGCGCCCTGGACACGCCCATCGCGACGGGGGAGATGCTCTCCAGCGTGGGGGAGCACCTGGCCCTGGTCGAGCACCGCTCGGCCGACGTCATCCAGCCCGACGCCCCGCGCATCGGCGGCATCACCCCCTTCCTGCGGCTGGCCGCGATCGCCGACCAGGCCGGGCTCGACCTGGCTCCGCACTTCGCCATGGAGATCCACCTGCACCTGGCGGCGGCCTACCCGCGCGAACCGTGGGTCGAGCACTTCGAGTGGCTGAACCCGCTGTTCGAGGAACGCCTCGAGACGGTCGACGGGCGCATGGTCGTGCCCGACCGCCCCGGGCTCGGGTTCACCCTCACCGACCAGGCGCGGGCCTGGACGACGGACTCGGTCTCCTTCGGGGCGCGGTGA